Proteins encoded within one genomic window of Hevea brasiliensis isolate MT/VB/25A 57/8 chromosome 8, ASM3005281v1, whole genome shotgun sequence:
- the LOC110657076 gene encoding exocyst complex component EXO70H1-like, producing MLLLRTPNTNHTFMARKGFSSLFLSSSKTLSSSLSFPSSSIPSSPVVHNLTESMMEENIENAELIIKKWDPDSSSIAHLFHQRKEAKEFLKSVKELRRAMHFLVSEHSASNKLVLAQNLMEIAMKRLQKEFYQILSAYRDQLDPESVSGLSSDGLSNSEYEDEVESEEEIKIAGESITKVVREATNAISDLKSIADCMIGAGYAKECIKIYKLIRESIVNEGLYLLGVERFGSSQIQKMNWEVLEHLIKNWLNAVKIAVKTLFSGEKALCDLVFSASQTIRESCFTEITKEGATNLFRFPELIAKSKKTPERIFLLMELHGALSSLWPEIELTFNSESTSAIKLQAFSSLQRLGESVQAILSDFESTIQEDSAKTPVLGGGIHPLTQRVMNYISALADYVGILSDIVTDITPSGNSPLPESYFESPTFDDGSTTAISVRFAWLILVLLCKLDSKAEVYKDASLSYLFLANNLQFTIEKVCTTRLKILLGEDWVIKHAKKVKQYAANYETMAWAKVFSSLPERTSPELSPEAARECFRRFNAAFEEAYKKQASWIVPDGKLRDELKVSIAKKLVSDYTEFYGRYIVMLSGEKNLELLVRFGSDDLGNYLSHLFQGVAISNISLSSSSSH from the coding sequence ATGCTTCTCTTGAGGACACCAAATACTAATCACACATTCATGGCAAGAAAAGGATTTTCATCTCTCTTCTTGTCATCCTCAAAAACcctttcttcttctctttcttttccaAGCTCTTCCATTCCTTCCTCTCCTGTTGTTCACAATTTGACTGAATCCATGATGGAAGAGAACATAGAAAATGCAGAGTTAATCATCAAGAAATGGGATCCAGACTCATCATCAATCGCTCATTTATTCCACCAGAGAAAAGAAGCAAAAGAGTTCCTCAAAAGTGTCAAAGAACTTCGCCGAGCCATGCACTTTCTAGTTTCTGAACATTCAGCCTCTAATAAGcttgttcttgctcaaaacctcaTGGAAATTGCCATGAAAAGGCTTCAAAAAGAATTTTATCAGATATTGTCTGCATATCGTGACCAACTTGATCCAGAGTCTGTTTCAGGTCTATCTTCAGATGGGTTGAGCAATTCTGAATACGAAGATGAGGTTGAATCAGAAGAAGAGATTAAAATAGCTGGTGAATCAATCACTAAGGTTGTGAGAGAGGCTACAAACGCCAtttctgatctcaagtcaatagcTGATTGTATGATAGGTGCAGGCTACGCTAAAGAGTGTATCAAAATATACAAATTGATCAGAGAGTCCATAGTAAATGAAGGACTGTATCTGCTTGGAGTTGAAAGGTTCGGGTCTTCTCAAATTCAAAAAATGAATTGGGAAGTTCTTGAGCATCTGATCAAGAACTGGCTGAATGCAGTAAAGATTGCTGTGAAAACACTTTTTAGTGGAGAAAAAGCTCTATGTGATCTAGTTTTTTCTGCATCTCAGACTATCAGAGAATCATGCTTCACTGAGATAACCAAAGAAGGTGCAACAAATCTCTTCAGATTTCCTGAACTCATCGCTAAGAGCAAGAAAACACCAGAAAGAATTTTCCTGCTAATGGAACTCCATGGAGCTCTCTCCAGTCTTTGGCCTGAGATTGAACTGACATTCAACTCTGAATCAACCTCAGCAATTAAATTACAAGCTTTTTCTTCACTGCAGAGACTTGGTGAGTCAGTCCAGGCTATTCTATCTGACTTTGAATCAACAATTCAAGAGGACTCAGCAAAAACTCCTGTTCTTGGTGGTGGTATTCACCCGCTGACTCAAAGAGTGATGAATTACATATCTGCGCTTGCAGATTACGTTGGGATTCTCTCTGACATCGTCACGGATATTACTCCGTCGGGGAATTCACCATTGCCTGAATCTTACTTTGAGAGTCCAACCTTTGATGATGGCTCAACCACAGCAATCTCAGTCCGCTTTGCTTGGCTCATACTAGTTCTTCTATGCAAGCTTGATAGCAAAGCAGAAGTATACAAAGATGCTTCTTTATCATATCTATTCCTGGCAAACAATCTTCAATTCACCATTGAAAAGGTCTGCACTACTCGCCTTAAGATCCTGCTAGGTGAGGATTGGGTCATCAAGCATGCCAAGAAGGTTAAACAATATGCAGCCAACTATGAAACAATGGCTTGGGCAAAAGTCTTCTCATCTTTACCAGAGAGAACTTCTCCAGAACTATCACCTGAAGCAGCAAGAGAATGTTTTCGGAGGTTTAATGCAGCTTTTGAAGAAGCATACAAGAAACAGGCATCATGGATTGTACCAGATGGGAAGTTAAGGGATGAATTGAAGGTATCAATAGCTAAAAAACTTGTGTCAGATTATACAGAATTTTATGGAAGGTATATTGTGATGTTGAGTGGAGAGAAGAATTTGGAGTTGTTGGTGAGGTTTGGTTCAGATGATTTGGGGAACTATCTTTCACATTTGTTTCAAGGAGTTGCAATTTCAAATATTTCCTTATCATCTTCTTCATCCCATTGA